A region of the Planktothrix tepida PCC 9214 genome:
AGAAACCGAACAATATAACGGTTCTGATCACATTAGTGATCAGGTCATAAGACTATCGAACCCTGAGCAATGCGGTTCGTTCGCTAATTCTTGAACTCTCTTGTTTTGCCTTTTCTACTATTTCGGAATCTAATTTTTTATGTTATTCTAGTTAAAATTAGGCGAATAATCGAGAGCCACTGTGAGTATTCTAGGGATTAATAAATTTAACAATAAGTGGCTTGATCTATCGGCGATCTTTGCTGTCGTCGTAGCCACAATTCTTGCGTTGTCTTTAGTTTTAGGAATTTATTATTTAGGTTGGCTACAACCGTTAGAATTAGTTGCCTATGACCAAATGGTACGATTACGCCCGACTTTAATGGCTGACCCCCGATTAGTGGTCATTGGCATTACTGAAGAAGATATTCAAGCCTTTAACCGTTGGCCCCTTTCCGATGAAGTCATTGCTCGATTATTAGAAAAATTATTACAATATCAACCGAAAGTTATTGGTTTAGATTTGTATCGTGATATTCGCTATGAACCCGGACATGAGCAACTTCGCCAACAATTTAAAACCTCTGATAATATTATAGCCATTAATAGTTTAGGTTATAGTGAAGCAAAGGGAACCCCTGCACCCCCAAATATTCCTCCTGAACAAGTTGGTTTTAATGATTTATTACTTGATCCCGATAATGTAATTCGTCGGAATTTAATGTTTGCCAATACCTCCGATACAACGCTTTATTCTTTTTCCTTAAGATTAGCTCTGCACTATTTATTAGCTCAAAACATTACACCCGCTAACAACCCCCAGAATCCGAATGTCATTCAATGGGGAAAAGCGGAATTTTTTCCTTTATCTCATGATTCCGGTGGCTATCAAACCATTGATGATCAAGGATATCAAATTCTCTTAAATTATCGTTCTGCCAATGATGGCGCAAAACTAATTAGTCTCACTAAATTTTTATACGGAACACTGCCCAAAAATGCGATTAAAGATAAAATTGTGTTAATTGGGACAGTGGCTCCCAGTGGTAAAGATTTATTTGTTACCCCCTTTAGTCCGGCGGAAGAAAAAGCCCTCAAAATGCCGGGAGTTCTCGTCCATGCTCAAATGGTCAGCCAAATTTTAGATGCGGTTTTAGGGGAGCGACCCTTATTTATTTTTTGGTCATCTTGGGGGGAATTGTTGTGGATTTGTAGTTGGGGATTAATTGGGGCAACTTTATCTTGGTCAAGTCGTAATGCCTGGATTATTACATTAGGAAATCCCGGTTTAATCACTGTTTTATGTGGGTTAAGTTTTTTCTTGTTCCTTCATCAGCGTTGGGTTCCAACTACCACTCCCGCTTTAGCGTTTCTTTTTACCAGTGCAACCGTTATCGGTTATCGAGCCTTTCAAGCCCAACGTCAACAACAAATTGTGATGAGATTATTAGGACAAAATACCTCGCCGGAAGTGGCTAATGCGTTATGGAATAGTCGGGATCGTTTATTAGCCGATGGCAAGTTACCTGGTGAAAAATTAATTGCGACTATTCTGTTTAGTGATATTAAAAATTTTAGTACGGTTTCTGAACAAATGCCCCCCGAAACCTTAATGGAATGGTTAAACGAATATTTATCGGTTTTAACCCAATGTGTACAAGCACATCATGGGATTATTAATAAGTTTACTGGGGATGGAATTATGGCAGCCTTTGGGGTTCCCGTAGCTCGGAGAAGCGAAGCTGCGATTGCTCAGGATGCTTATGAAGCAGTCGCCTGTGCATTAGAAATTGAAGACCGTTTAAAAGAGTTAAATCAAGATTGGAAAAGCCGAAATTTCCCGGAAATTGCCATGCGGATTGGGATTTTTACAGGCCCGATTGTGGCTGGAAGTTTGGGAGGAAAAGAACGCTTAGAATATGGTTTATTAGGAGATAGTGTTAATATTGCTTCTCGTTTAGAAAGTTGCCAAAAAGATCGACAATCCAGTCTTTGTCGGATTTTAATTGCGTCCCAAACCTTACAATATATTGACGAGAGTTTTGAAGTGGAATCCTGGGGGCTAATGCCCCTTAAAGGAAAACAAGAAATGGTGGATATTTATCGAGTGATTGGCTACAAAAAAGCATCTCAATATCCTCCAAAAAATTAAACCTTTAAAGAACTGGTAATGGGAAGTTCAACGGTAAAACAAGTCCCTTCCCCTACCACCGACGAACAATAAATTTTACCTTGATGTTTTTCTTCAATAATTTGACGAGAAATCGATAACCCTAAACCTGTTCCTTGACCGACGGGTTTTGTCGTAAATAAATGATCAAAAATTTGGTGCATTACATCAGGACTCATACCATTGCCATTATCTTCAACCATAATCATGACTTTTTGTTGTTGGGGTCTGGCTTCAGTTTTGATTAAAATTTCTGGGTATTTTTGAAGAGAAATGGGAGATTGCTGTTCCGAACTCAGTTCATTTAATACATCAATGGCATTAGAAATTAAATTCATAAACACTTGATTCAATTGTCCAGGATAACAAAGAATTTGAGGCAAATTTCCATATTCTTTAATGACTTTAATTTCTTGATGATTTTCATTAGTTTTCAAACGATGCCGCAGAATCATAAGTGTGCTATCAATACCATCATGAATATCAAAAGCAACTTTACATTGGTGATCTGAACGAGAAAATGTTCTCAAGCTTTTACTAATTTCAATTAGGCGATTTGTTCCTTCTTTCATTGAAGCAATTAATCGGGGACAATCTTCAATCAGATAGTTTAATTCAATATCTTCTTTATGCTGTTCTATTTCAGAATAGGAGGAAAAATCATAGTGTTCATAAATTTTAAGATGAGTCATTAAATCATTAATATACATTTCACAATGAACAAGATTACTACTAATAAAACTGACCGGATTATTAATCTCATGGGCAACCCCTGCCACTAAAGCTCCTAAAGCAGACATTTTTTCACTTTGTACCAGTTGAATTTGTGTTTTTTGTAAATCTTCTAAGGCATTTTTTAATCCTTGCTCTGCTTTTTCTTTTTCTTCAATAATTAGGGATAATTCTGTTTTTTCTGCTTCACTTTTAATTAATTTATCCTGTAATTCTTTTAAGTCATAAATGTTAGCAAAGGTTTCTGTAGTTTCATAAGCACGAACAATGCCATAACCTAAAATTAAAAACCCTACACCCGAACACAGATGAGCATACCACCACATCGCATTCCAAGGTAAACTGAAGAGAAAAGCTAAAGATGCTTGAATAAAGAAACTGAGGGCAAAAAAGTGGGATAAGAGTAAGGGGGAACGAATGGGAATTAAAGGCAACATTCGGATGAAAACAAACAGAAGTATTGCTAAAGAAATTCGTTCTAAAAGTTTAATATAAATAACCGGAATAGACAGAGGAGAAAAAACGATACTTAATAAAATAATATTGAGAGCAACGATCACCATGAGATGAGGTTGCCATTGGGACGCTTTAAAACGAAGTGCTACCGGGTCAGGAGGAGCATGAATTTGAGTCATTCCCCAGAGTAAATAACCCGCTAAAATAATTCGAGATGTCGGGCCAAAAATCAGAAATATAATCGGGTTGACGGTAGAAGTTCGGGTGAGCATACCATGCCACAAATAAATTATTGCAAATCCTAAAAATGCAAATGACCAATATTTCAGGGTGGCTACTCCTTGTTTTTGATAGCACCGATAAGCCACAATTCCAACTAAAGTTGATATTAAACAAGCAATCGTAATTGCAACTTCATGAAAAGGAAATAAAATATATTTGACAGTCGGGTTAGCAATCACTGATAATCCTAAAATACCGAGGGAAGGCAAGAATAATAAACCCGCCCAAACCATTATTTTGTAAAAAGATATAAAACTCGATAAATAACTCATGAGTTTAGTCAGATTGAAGCATTCTTTACTATTTATTTATATTGTAGTCCTGAATAGACTCAGTAAATGTAAAATAGTATTGCGAGTTTTTGATTTTTTTTTAATAGAGAAATTGTGCCTTTTTATGGCTGAGATTGATGCTTGTTAATCAGATCGATTCACGATTGACAGGACTCATTAATAACTGCCTAGTTACTATTGCCTATTACACGAGTAATCCCGCAATACAAGCGGTCATAAAACAGGCAATGGAACCTGCTATCATGGCTCTCAATCCTAATCGAGCAACATCCGCTTGTCGTTCAGGAGCGATCGCAGAAATTCCTCCAATTTGTATCGCAATAGAACCAATATTAGAAAACCCACATAAGGCATAGGTTGAGATAATAATTGCTCGTTCAGAAATCGTGGGAACGGCATTAGCAGAAATTTTTCCTTGAGCAACTTTTACTCCATTTTCAATCAAAACTTTTAAATCTAAATAAGCAATAAACTCATTTAAAATTGTCTTTTTTCCTAATAAAATTCCAACTTGCAAACAATCTGACAAAGGAACTCCCATTAACCATGCAACAGGAGCAAATAAATAAGACAATATCCCTTCTAAGGATAAATTAGGTAAACCGAAAAAACTTCCAAACCCTTGTAAAATCCCATTAATTAATGCTAATAATCCTAGAAATGCAATTAACATCGCTGCCACATTTAAGGCTAACCTCATACCATCGCTGGCTCCCGTTGCTGCCGCATCAATTCCATTAGCAGAGGTAGGTTTAACCTCAATTTTAACGGTTCCTTTGGTCAGAGAAGTTTCTGTTTCAGGATAAAATAGTTTAGAAATTGCTAAAGCTGCGGGAGCCGACATTACAGATGCCGCTAAAATATGTTGGGCGGGAATTCCAAAGGAAATATACGCCGCCATAACTCCCCCTGCAATCGTGGCAAATCCCCCCGTCATTACCGCATGAAGTTCAGAGTTTGTCAAGGTCAAAATATAGGGTTTAATTAATAACGGAGCCTCCGTTTGTCCGATGAAAATATTAGCTGAACAAGATAAAGTTTCTGACCCTGATGTTTTCAAAGTTCCCATCATCACCCCAGCAACAGTTTCTACAACTTTTTGTAAAATTCCATAGTGATAGAGAATTGAAATAAAAGACGAAAAGAAAATAATTGTTGGCAAAACTTTGAAAGCAATAAAATGATCTTGAAAGGTTTCCCCAAACACAAATTTAGCTCCTTGATCAGAAAAATTAAGAAATTGAGTTACACAATTACCCAAAAATTCAAACACGACAAAACCAGGGGTGGTTTTGAGGATGAGAACGGCAAAAATTAACTGTAAAGCAATTCCCCAGAATACCGGACGCCAGCGAATGGCTTTTCGATTGACAGAGAAGAGGTAGGAAATTCCGATAAAAACAAATAATCCTAAAAGTGAAATCCCACGTTCCATAATTCGCTCATTTTTGTAGATTTTTAATGTACAATCAGAGTATTGTGCATTTTTCAGTCAGAATCCAAAATTAACCCTTTGTAAATTACTGTGAACTGAAGCACCCGTAAGGGAACAGCAACTGAACTCTTACTCCTAATTACGACTACTGTAACTGTTTATGTCTTTACCTATTGTTGCTATTATTGGTCGTCCTAATGTCGGGAAATCTACCCTAGTCAACCGTTTAGCAGGAAGTCCCGATGCGATTGTCCATGATGAACCCGGAATTACCCGCGATCGCACCTATCGACGTGCTTTTTGGCAAGATCGAGAATTTATAGTGGTCGATACAGGGGGATTAGTCTTTGATGATGATACGGAATTTTTGCCCCTGATTCGAGAACAAGCTCTGACGGCTTTAACTGAAGCCAGCGCCGCGATTTTTGTCGTTGATGGTCAGATGGGGGTAACGGGAGGCGATGAAGCGATCGCAACTTGGTTGCGCGAACAATCTGTACCCACTTTATTAGCCGTAAATAAATGTGAATCTCCTACAACTGGAGTTATTCAAGCTGCACAATTTTGGGAATTAGGATTAGGAGAACCTTATCCAATTTCAGGGATTCATGGATCAGGAACCGGAGAATTATTGGATGAGTTAATTCAATATTTACCTGCTATTGATGAAATTGAAGAAGAAAAAGAAATCAAAGTCGCCATTATTGGTCGTCCTAATGTGGGAAAATCGAGCTTATTAAATGCGTTTTTAGGGGAAAATCGCGCCATTGTTAGCCCGATTTCGGGTACAACACGAGATGCAATTGATACCGTTATTCAACGCAATGATAAAACCTATCGATTAATTGATACCGCCGGAATTCGGCGTAAGAAAAATGTCGAATATGGAGCAGAATTTTTTGGAATTAATCGAGCCTTTAAAGCGATTAATCGCGCCGATGTGGTGTTATTAGTGATTGATGCCATTGATCAAGTTACAGATCAAGATCAAAAATTAGCAGATCGGATTATAGAAGAAGGTCGTTCTTGTGTCATTGTTGTTAATAAATGGGATGCGGTTGAGAAGGATACCTATACCATTTTAGACTATGAAAAAGAGGTACGGGCTAAACTGTATTTTATGGATTGGGCCGAATTAATTTTTATTAGTGCCAAAACCGGTCAACGGGTTGAAAAAATTCTCAATTTAGTCGATACGGCTGCTGAAGGTCATGAACGACGAGTCTCAACGGCGGTTATTAATGAAGTCCTTGAAGAAGCGGTAAGTTGGCATTCTCCCCCCGTTACTCGTCAAGGGAAACAAGGGAAAATCTATTATGGAACCCAAGTGAGTAGTAAACCCCCAACTTTGGTTTTATTTGTCAATGATCCTAAACGATTTAATGACAATTACCGTCGTTATATTGACAGCCAATTCCGCAAACAATTAGGCTTTAAAGGCACACCCATTCGATTAATTTGGCGTGGCAAATCTGCCAGAGAAGTTGAACGCAATACCGCTAACCGAGCTACCCGCGTTAAATAATTAAGAGTAGGCGGAGTAGGGGGAGTGAGGGATGGGATGGAATTTGAACCCACTGTCCAATACGGTATCATCAAAAATCAAAGAAGCATAGCGAACTCATAATTTGCGTTCACTGTGAGAGATTTCAGGATATAACTTAAGTGCGCCCTACTGGAATCGAACCAGTCTGAAGGCGAATTATGAGTTCGCTGCCTCCCCAATCGGCCAAGGGCGCTTCCAATATATAGAATACCATACCCACAGGTAAGATTGTTAATCCGGCTTAAATTTTGAGTCGGCTGTGTAGGTGATAGCATATCCTCAAGGCATTAGCCGTTAAAATAGCGAGTTAAATCATATCTAAAATCTTGAGATGGGACTAAATTCAACTGTTGTTCTGACTGTCGTTTTACTGACCATGATGTTTGGGGCTGGCTTCACCAGTGCGGTTTGGGGTTATGGTTTGGGTCGTTCTGCGTTAAAAGAAATTACACAACCGGATGTACGCCCCAACAACTTAGCCAAAAATAAAAATGGCACCCGCCACGACGGCGTGATCTTACTGCAAGAAAAGGATATCTTGGCAACGGTCAAGAAACGCATGGAAGGGAAAGATACAGAAGTAGCGAGTGCCTCTGGCAAAAATGCCAAGAAGCCAACTTCTGCTCAAGCCCAGAAGCCGAAAACTGAAAACGCCTCCTCAGCATCAGCTAATAATAAATCGGTGTTTCCCATTGTTAGCCGTGATGGAGGGGTTAGTTTAGAAGTGATGGAGGCGGCTCGTCAGGGCAATTCTTTAGTTTTAAGTGTTAATTTAAAAAATGAAAGTCAACAGTCGGTGCGCTTTCTCTATAGTTTTTTAAATGTTACCGATGATAAAGGTCGGGCTTTGAGTGCGAGTGTTGAAGAATTACCGGGTCAATTACCTCCCAATAGCAAAGTCTATTCAGGAACCGTTACAATTCCGACAGCATTAGTCGAAAATTCTAAAGAATTGACCATGAGTTTAACCGATTATCCCGACCAAAAAATGCAGTTACAAATGTCAGGAATTCCAGTGGCTCAATAGACTTCTGGATTTTCTGAAAAGGTGATTCATGACTCTGACAACTCAAGATGTACTGGGGCGATTGTTCTCAGTGCTATTTTTAATTACAATTAATGCCTTTTTTGTAACCGCCGAATTCTCGATGGTTTCGGTAAGGCGATCGCGAATTAATCAACTGGTAGATGAAGGAGATGCTCCAGCAAAAACAGTTCAACAATTGCAACGCCGAATCGATTTATTTCTTTCGACGACTCAGTTAGGAATTACTCTTTCGAGTTTGGCTTTAGGGTGGATAGGAGAAGCAACAGTCGCAATGACGTTAAAGGATATCCTCACGCCTTTACCTCTACCTGCTGCTTTTCACGATGCGATCGCTCATTCTTTAGTGTTGCCGATTTTTGCCTTTTTCTTAATTGCTTATTTACAAATTGTTTTAGGAGAATTATATCCCAAGTCTTTAGCATTAGTTTATCCTGAACAGTTATCTCGGTTTTTAGCTCCTCCAAGTTTAGCGATCGCTCGTTTTTTTAAACCCTTTGTTTGGAGCTTAAATCAATCTACTCGGTGGTTATTACAACTCTGTGGAATTCAGTTTAGCGGACAACCCTATACACGAGTTACGCCGGAAGAATTGCAATTAATTATTACCACATCCAGTGAATCCATTGGGTTAGAAGCAGAAGAGCGACAATTATTAAATAATGTCTTTGAGTTTGGGGATGTGGTCGCAGAAGAAATTATGGTTCCTCGTACCAGTATTGTTGCTATTCCCAGTCATGCCACATTTCAACTCTTGTTAAATGAAATGACGATTTCTAATCATTCCCGTTATCCGATTATGGGGGAATCTTTAGATGATATTTTGGGAACCATTGATTTTCGAGATTTAGCTAAACCCTTAGCGGATGGGGTGTTATCTCAAAATAGTTTAATTACGCCTTGGGTACGCCCAGCGCGATTTATTTCTGAACAAATACCGTTAAATGAGTTATTATCTTTAATGCAGCGATCGCAATTACAATTAGTAATTGTGGTAGATGAATTTGGCGGGACGGCAGGATTAGTCACGATTCAAGATTTAATTGCTGAAATTATTGGCGATCGCTCTGACCCCACAGAAGCAGAAGATATTAGCGTTCAATTTGTTGATGAACAAACCTTTTTAGTTCAAGCTCAATTAGACTTAGAAGAACTGAATGAACGTTTAGATTTAAACTTACCCTTAACAGAAGAATATCAAACTTTAGGAGGATTTTTAATTTATCAACTCCAAAAAATTCCCACCGTCGGTGAAACATTCCGTTATCATGATTTAGAATTTACCGTTCTTTCAACTGATGGCCCTCGTTTAGATCAAATCGAAATTCGGATTCTCGAACCTGAAACTTTGGATACAATACCAGAAACGATGAGTTTCCCAGAAGTTGAAGAATCTCCCGATCTTGATAATCCTGAAATTTCCGAAAGTTCCGAAGAAGAATCCCGATGATTAAGGATAAAAACGCTCTCAATTTATTTTGAGTTACAAGTTCCTATCCATCGAAAATTCCGCTCGGAAAACTTTCTCAATCTGCCTCTACGGTTTATCAATTTTTCCTTTAAAAATATCCTCTAATTTTTGTCCCTTGGGTAACTCGATAAACACTCGTTCTCCCGGTTGTAACCCTTTTAACACTTGAATTTGATTCCCCATTTGAGAACCAATGGTAACGGGGTGAAATTCTGGTTTATTATTTTCATCAGGAAGTAATACCCCCGACTGACCTTTATTGGTGACAATGGCAACGGTGGGAACGACTAAGGCTTGTTTGAGTTTCTCCCCAATAAACCGTAAATCCACATTCATTCCCGACTGAAGTTGATCTTTTCCGGTTTCGATCAGAATTCGAGCTTGAAATAAGGTAACATCCCGTTCTTTGACGGCTTCGGGTGCAATAATATTAACTCGACCTTTAAACACTTGATCGGGATAAGAATCGGCAATAATTTCAACGGGTTGATTCGGTTTAATTTGAGCAATATCTGCCTCTGGAATTTTTGCTAACACTTCTAAATCTTTCGCTAAGGCGACAATTGAAGTAGAGGTAGCCGAACTGGCATCAGAAGCTGAAGTCGCCGGAGTCACAAATGCCCCTTCAACGGCATAACGTTGGGTAATAATTCCGGCAAAGGGAGCGCGAACTTTGGTATCTTCTAGTTGAACTTGATAAAATTTAACTTGACCTTTGGCTTCATCCACTTCAGCCTTTGCAGTGGCAATTTCTTCAGAACGAGTCCCATTTAATAACTCGTTTAATTTACTTTCAGCTTCCGCCACTTCAGCTTCCGAGCGCTCAATTTCTTCAGAACGAGCCCCCTTTTCTAATTGATTTAAGGCTTGACGTTCTTGTTCAACATTCGCTTGTCGTTGTTGAATTTGCGATCGCTGACTTTCTTGTAATTGTTCTAAGCGTTTTTCGGCTTCATTTTGTCCGGCTTGTAACCGTCGTTCATCCCGCAAATATTCATCTAATTGATCCTGAGAAATTGCCCCTTCTCCTTTTAAATCTTGATAGCGTCGTACCCGTTCTGATGCTAATTTTAATTCAGCTTGGTTAGCATCAATTCGGGCTTTTGCTTGTGCAATTTCATCATTTAAACTGCCAGATTGAGCGTCTTTTAATCGAGCTTGAGCTTCCCTTAAACGAGCTTGACCTTGAGCAATTTCTTCGGGACGACTTCCGGCTCGTAGTTGAGCTAAATTGGCTTTCACTTGATTTAAGCGAGCCTGGGCTTGGTCTATTTCTTCCGGTCGGCTTCCCGTTTGCAGTTTGTCTAAATTAGCTTGAGCGCGGTCTAAACGGGCTTCAGCTTGCTGGAGTTGGGCTTCAATTTCGCCACTTTCCATCCGAGCGACCACTTCTCCGGCTTGGACGCGATCGCCTTGTTCGACATATAATTGTGCTAACCGCCCTTGGGTTTTGGGGCTGAGGTTGACTCGGCGGACAGGTTGGACTACACCACTAGCAGTGATTTTAACGGTTAAATCCTTCGCTTCCACAGGAACCGTAAGGGCTGTGATAATATCTGGATTCACTTGGGTACGACTCTTTACCAAATGCAACAAGGCTGGAATGCTCAACAGTCCAGTCGCCAGCACTGCAATCATCCAGGGTTTCCATCGCCGTTGGGGAACTTCCGAAAACTGAACGGGATGTTTAACCTCACCATTACGTTGTGCAGTTTCCTCTTTTGGGCCAGTTAACATGACAGATGCGGGTGCGAGTTGATTCGCAACAGAATCAGCCGTTAAGTCTCGGACAGGATTCTGTCGCTATATCAATTCTAACGATTCCCGTTAATATTTCTTGATGTTTCTTAACTTTGATGGGAAGACGAGGGGACAAGAAGACAAGGGGGGACACCTAGGAGGTTTAAATTTGGGCAGGAAAACCCTGCCCTTACGGGGTTTATTGGGCCGAGAAACGGGGTTTAATCAGATCAATTAATTAATGACCGCCAACCCCAACAACAGCCCGTTTATACGCTTCATCTAACACTTCTGAAAGCGTTGGATGGGTATGAACAGAAAAGACTAAATCGTGAACAGATTGACGTTGATACATGGCATTTGCGGCTTCTTGAATTAAATCAGAAGCATGAAGACCAAAGATATGAACCCCTAACAATTCACCCGTATCTTTACGGTAAATCACTTTAGCTATTCCTTCGGTTTCTCCTTCCGCAATGGCTTTAGAATTCCCCTTAAAATAGGTTCTGACCGTAGCAATTTCAAACCCTTCTTTTTCTCCCAATTCTTTGGCGGCGGGTTCGGTTAAACCGACATAACTAATT
Encoded here:
- a CDS encoding CHASE2 domain-containing protein translates to MSILGINKFNNKWLDLSAIFAVVVATILALSLVLGIYYLGWLQPLELVAYDQMVRLRPTLMADPRLVVIGITEEDIQAFNRWPLSDEVIARLLEKLLQYQPKVIGLDLYRDIRYEPGHEQLRQQFKTSDNIIAINSLGYSEAKGTPAPPNIPPEQVGFNDLLLDPDNVIRRNLMFANTSDTTLYSFSLRLALHYLLAQNITPANNPQNPNVIQWGKAEFFPLSHDSGGYQTIDDQGYQILLNYRSANDGAKLISLTKFLYGTLPKNAIKDKIVLIGTVAPSGKDLFVTPFSPAEEKALKMPGVLVHAQMVSQILDAVLGERPLFIFWSSWGELLWICSWGLIGATLSWSSRNAWIITLGNPGLITVLCGLSFFLFLHQRWVPTTTPALAFLFTSATVIGYRAFQAQRQQQIVMRLLGQNTSPEVANALWNSRDRLLADGKLPGEKLIATILFSDIKNFSTVSEQMPPETLMEWLNEYLSVLTQCVQAHHGIINKFTGDGIMAAFGVPVARRSEAAIAQDAYEAVACALEIEDRLKELNQDWKSRNFPEIAMRIGIFTGPIVAGSLGGKERLEYGLLGDSVNIASRLESCQKDRQSSLCRILIASQTLQYIDESFEVESWGLMPLKGKQEMVDIYRVIGYKKASQYPPKN
- a CDS encoding sensor histidine kinase, whose translation is MSYLSSFISFYKIMVWAGLLFLPSLGILGLSVIANPTVKYILFPFHEVAITIACLISTLVGIVAYRCYQKQGVATLKYWSFAFLGFAIIYLWHGMLTRTSTVNPIIFLIFGPTSRIILAGYLLWGMTQIHAPPDPVALRFKASQWQPHLMVIVALNIILLSIVFSPLSIPVIYIKLLERISLAILLFVFIRMLPLIPIRSPLLLSHFFALSFFIQASLAFLFSLPWNAMWWYAHLCSGVGFLILGYGIVRAYETTETFANIYDLKELQDKLIKSEAEKTELSLIIEEKEKAEQGLKNALEDLQKTQIQLVQSEKMSALGALVAGVAHEINNPVSFISSNLVHCEMYINDLMTHLKIYEHYDFSSYSEIEQHKEDIELNYLIEDCPRLIASMKEGTNRLIEISKSLRTFSRSDHQCKVAFDIHDGIDSTLMILRHRLKTNENHQEIKVIKEYGNLPQILCYPGQLNQVFMNLISNAIDVLNELSSEQQSPISLQKYPEILIKTEARPQQQKVMIMVEDNGNGMSPDVMHQIFDHLFTTKPVGQGTGLGLSISRQIIEEKHQGKIYCSSVVGEGTCFTVELPITSSLKV
- a CDS encoding efflux RND transporter periplasmic adaptor subunit, which encodes MLTGPKEETAQRNGEVKHPVQFSEVPQRRWKPWMIAVLATGLLSIPALLHLVKSRTQVNPDIITALTVPVEAKDLTVKITASGVVQPVRRVNLSPKTQGRLAQLYVEQGDRVQAGEVVARMESGEIEAQLQQAEARLDRAQANLDKLQTGSRPEEIDQAQARLNQVKANLAQLRAGSRPEEIAQGQARLREAQARLKDAQSGSLNDEIAQAKARIDANQAELKLASERVRRYQDLKGEGAISQDQLDEYLRDERRLQAGQNEAEKRLEQLQESQRSQIQQRQANVEQERQALNQLEKGARSEEIERSEAEVAEAESKLNELLNGTRSEEIATAKAEVDEAKGQVKFYQVQLEDTKVRAPFAGIITQRYAVEGAFVTPATSASDASSATSTSIVALAKDLEVLAKIPEADIAQIKPNQPVEIIADSYPDQVFKGRVNIIAPEAVKERDVTLFQARILIETGKDQLQSGMNVDLRFIGEKLKQALVVPTVAIVTNKGQSGVLLPDENNKPEFHPVTIGSQMGNQIQVLKGLQPGERVFIELPKGQKLEDIFKGKIDKP
- the der gene encoding ribosome biogenesis GTPase Der, which codes for MSLPIVAIIGRPNVGKSTLVNRLAGSPDAIVHDEPGITRDRTYRRAFWQDREFIVVDTGGLVFDDDTEFLPLIREQALTALTEASAAIFVVDGQMGVTGGDEAIATWLREQSVPTLLAVNKCESPTTGVIQAAQFWELGLGEPYPISGIHGSGTGELLDELIQYLPAIDEIEEEKEIKVAIIGRPNVGKSSLLNAFLGENRAIVSPISGTTRDAIDTVIQRNDKTYRLIDTAGIRRKKNVEYGAEFFGINRAFKAINRADVVLLVIDAIDQVTDQDQKLADRIIEEGRSCVIVVNKWDAVEKDTYTILDYEKEVRAKLYFMDWAELIFISAKTGQRVEKILNLVDTAAEGHERRVSTAVINEVLEEAVSWHSPPVTRQGKQGKIYYGTQVSSKPPTLVLFVNDPKRFNDNYRRYIDSQFRKQLGFKGTPIRLIWRGKSAREVERNTANRATRVK
- a CDS encoding hemolysin family protein, producing the protein MTLTTQDVLGRLFSVLFLITINAFFVTAEFSMVSVRRSRINQLVDEGDAPAKTVQQLQRRIDLFLSTTQLGITLSSLALGWIGEATVAMTLKDILTPLPLPAAFHDAIAHSLVLPIFAFFLIAYLQIVLGELYPKSLALVYPEQLSRFLAPPSLAIARFFKPFVWSLNQSTRWLLQLCGIQFSGQPYTRVTPEELQLIITTSSESIGLEAEERQLLNNVFEFGDVVAEEIMVPRTSIVAIPSHATFQLLLNEMTISNHSRYPIMGESLDDILGTIDFRDLAKPLADGVLSQNSLITPWVRPARFISEQIPLNELLSLMQRSQLQLVIVVDEFGGTAGLVTIQDLIAEIIGDRSDPTEAEDISVQFVDEQTFLVQAQLDLEELNERLDLNLPLTEEYQTLGGFLIYQLQKIPTVGETFRYHDLEFTVLSTDGPRLDQIEIRILEPETLDTIPETMSFPEVEESPDLDNPEISESSEEESR
- a CDS encoding NupC/NupG family nucleoside CNT transporter, which codes for MERGISLLGLFVFIGISYLFSVNRKAIRWRPVFWGIALQLIFAVLILKTTPGFVVFEFLGNCVTQFLNFSDQGAKFVFGETFQDHFIAFKVLPTIIFFSSFISILYHYGILQKVVETVAGVMMGTLKTSGSETLSCSANIFIGQTEAPLLIKPYILTLTNSELHAVMTGGFATIAGGVMAAYISFGIPAQHILAASVMSAPAALAISKLFYPETETSLTKGTVKIEVKPTSANGIDAAATGASDGMRLALNVAAMLIAFLGLLALINGILQGFGSFFGLPNLSLEGILSYLFAPVAWLMGVPLSDCLQVGILLGKKTILNEFIAYLDLKVLIENGVKVAQGKISANAVPTISERAIIISTYALCGFSNIGSIAIQIGGISAIAPERQADVARLGLRAMIAGSIACFMTACIAGLLV